The Streptomyces bacillaris sequence CCCTGGAGGTCACCTTGCGCGGGCTGACGATCGCTCAAGTCCTTGATCTGACCGTGGAGTCGGCCGCATCGTTCTTCGCCGATACCCCGGCCGCCGAGCGCGCCCTGACCACCCTGCTCGATGTCGGGCTCGGCTATCTGCGGCTCGGGCAGCCCGCCACCGAGCTGTCCGGCGGCGAGGCGCAGCGGATCAAGCTGGCGTCGGAGCTGCAGCGCACCCGGCGCGGACACACCCTGTATCTGCTGGACGAGCCCACGACCGGTCTGCATCCGGCCGATGTGGAGGTGCTGATGCGGCAGTTGCACGGGCTGGTCGACGCGGGGAGCACGGTGGTGGTCGTGGAGCACGACATGGCCGTGGTCGCGGGGGCGGACCATGTGATCGACCTGGGGCCCGGGGGCGGTGACCGGGGCGGGCGAATCGTGGCGGCCGGGGCGCCCCGGGAGGTGGCGCGTGCGGCGGACAGCCGTACGGCCCCGTATCTGGCGCGTGCGCTGGGCGGTTGACGTCGTCGATCCCGTACGGCTCCGGACGTGATCGGAGCCGTACGGGATCGACTCCGTGGTCAGCGGCGGACTTTACGGGTCGCCCGCAGCCACTCCTTGTTCATCGCCGCGATCGACGGGAGCGGGATGCCCTTCGGGCAGGCGGTCGCGCACTCGCCGGTCAGCGTGCAGCCGCCGAACCCCTCCTCGTCCATCTGGGCCACCATGTCCAGCACCCGGGTCTCGCGCTCCGGGGCGCCCTGCGGCAGGACGTTGAGGTGGTTGACCTTGGCCGAGGTGAACAGCATCGCGGAGCCGTTGGGGCAGGCGGCGACACAGGCTCCGCAGCCGATGCACTCGGCGTGTTCGAAGGCGAAGTCGGCGTCCGGCTTGGGCACCGGGGTGGCGTGCGCGTCCGGGGCCGTGCCGGTCGGGGCGGAGATGTAGCCGCCGGACTGGATGATCCGGTCGAAGGAGGAGCGGTCCACGACCAGGTCCTTGACGACCGGGAAGGCGGAGGCGCGCCACGGCTCGATGTCGATCGTGTCGCCGTCGGAGAAGGACCGCATGTGGAGCTGGCAGGTGGTGGTGCGCTCGGGGCCGTGGGCGTCGCCGTTGATGACGAGGCTGCACGCGCCGCAGATGCCCTCGCGGCAGTCGTGGTCGAAGGCGACCGGTTCGTCCCCGGCGAGGATGAGTTCCTCGTTGAGGGTGTCGAGCATCTCCAGGAACGACATGTCGGCGGAGATGTTGTCGACTTCGTAGGTGGCCATGGCGCCGGGCGTCTCGGCATTCTGCTGGCGCCAGACGCGCAGGGTGAGCTTCATGCGTAGCTCCGCTGAGTGGGGTGGACGTACTCGAAGACGAGGTCTTCCTTGTGCAGGACGGGGGCGCCGCCGGTGACGGTGAACTCCCAGGCGGCGGCGTACGAGAACTCCTCGTCGCGCCGCTCGGCCTCGCCGTCCGGGGTCTGGGACTCCTCGCGGAAGTGGCCGCCGCAGGACTCGGCGCGGTGCAGGGCGTCGAGACACATCAGCTCGGCCAGTTCCAGGTAGTCGACGATGCGATTCGCCTTCTCCAGCGACTGGTTGAACTGTTCGCCGGTGCCGGGCACCTTGATGCGGCGCCAGAACTCCTCGCGGATCTCCGGGATGCGGGCGAGCGCCTTGCGCAGTCCGTCCTCGGTGCGGGCCATCCCGCAGTACTCCCACATGAGTTCACCGATCTCGCGGTGGAAGGAGTCGGGGGTGCGGTCGCCGTCGACGGAGAGCAGCAGGTTGAGCCGGTCCTCGGTCTCGGCCACCACCTCGGCCACGGCCGGGTGTCCGTCGTCGACCTTCTCGGTGTGCGGGTTGCGGGCGAGGTAGTCGTTGATCGTGGACGGCAGGACGAAGTACCCGTCCGCGAGGCCCTGCATCAGCGCGGAGGCACCGAGCCGGTTGGCCCCGTGGTCGGAGAAGTTGGCCTCACCGATGGCGAAGAGGCCGGGGATGGTGGTCGACAGGTCGTAGTCGACCCAGAGGCCGCCCATCGTGTAGTGCACGGCGGGGTAGATCCGCATCGGGACCGTGTAGGGGTCCTCGTCGGTGATCCGCTGGTACATGTCGAAGAGGTTGCCGTACTTCGCCTCGACCGCCTTGCGGCCCATCCGCTGGATGGCCTCCGCGAAGTCCAGGTAGACCCCCTGCCCGCCGGGACCGACGCCCCGTCCTTCGTCGCAGACGTTCTTGGCGGCGCGGGAGGCGATGTCGCGGGGCACCAGGTTGCCGAAGGAGGGGTAGATGCGCTCCAGGTAGTAGTCGCGCTCGTCCTCGGGAATCTGGTTGGCGGGGCGGGTGTCGCCCTTGGCCTTGGGGACCCAGATGCGGCCGTCGTTGCGGAGCGACTCGCTCATCAGGGTGAGCTTGGACTGGTGGTCGCCGGTGCGCGGGATGCAGGTGGGGTGGATCTGGGTGAAGCAGGGATTCGCCATGTAGGCGCCGCGCCGGTGGGCCCGCCAGATGGCGGTGGCGTTGGAGTTCATGGCGTTGGTCGACAGGTAGAAGACGTTGCCGTAACCACCGGTGGCCAGGACGACCGCGTCGGCGAAGTAGGTGTCGATCTTCCCGGTGACGAGGTCGCGGGCGACGATCCCGCGCGCCTTGCCGTCGACCACGATGAGGTCCAGCATCTCGGTGCGGGCGTGGAGTTCGACGCCGCCCGTGGCGATCTGCCGGGAGAGCGCCTGGTAGGCGCCGAGGAGGAGCTGCTGCCCGGTCTGGCCGCGCGCGTAGAACGTGCGGGAGACCTGGACGCCGCCGAAGGAGCGGTTGTCGAGGAGGCCGCCGTACTCGCGGGCGAAGGGGACGCCCTGGGCGACGCACTGGTCGATGATCTCCACCGAGATCTGCGCGAGCCGGTGGACGTTGGACTCGCGGGCGCGGAAGTCGCCGCCCTTGACGGTGTCGTAGAAGAGCCGGTGGACGGAGTCGCCGTCGTTGCGGTAGTTCTTCGCCGCGTTGATCCCGCCCTGCGCGGCGACCGAGTGGGCGCGCCGGGGCGAGTCCTGGAAGCAGAACTGGACGACGTGGTAGCCCTGTTCGGCCAGGGTGGCACCGGCCGATCCGCCGGCCAGGCCGGTGCCGACCACGATGACCGTATGTTTGCGCCGGTTGGCGGGGTTCACGAGTTTGGCTTGGAAGCGGCGGGTGTCCCAGCGCTCCGCGACGGGTCCCTCGGGCGCCTTGGTGTCGACGACGGGCTCGCCGGTGGCGTAGTTGGTGTAGTCGGGCATGTCAGCTCACCACTCCGGTCATGACGGCGACGGGTACGGAGACGAAGCCCAGGGTCAGCACCGCCGCGAGGACGCCTGCGAGGGTCTTCAGGATGCGGTCGCGGGTCGCGTTGCCGACGCCGAGCGTCTGCGCGGCGCTCCAGAAGCCGTGCTGGACATGGAGGCCCATGGCGAGCACGGCGACGATGTAGATGACGTTGCCGTACCAGGTGGAGAAGGTGTCGATGACGTTCTGGTACGGGTGCCCGGCCTCGAAGCTGGTGTGGACGGTGCCGGTGGTCAGGTCGAGGATGTGCCAGACGATGAAGAGCGCGAGGATGATGCCGCCCCAGCGCATGGTCCGGGTGGCGTAGCTGGCGCGGGGCCGCTTGTGGACGTACTTGGCGGGGCGGGCCCGGATGTCGCGGCGGCTGAGCTGGTACGCGGAGACGCCGTGCAGCACGACGGCGGCGACGAGCCCCACGCGGACGATCCACAGCGCCCACTCGTAGTGGAGGACCGGTTCGCCCAGGGTGCGCAGCCAGTGGGCGTAGCCGTCGAACGTGCCGGGTCCGAAGAAGATCTTCAGATTCCCGACCATGTGGGCGACGAGGTACCCGAGCATGATCAGACCGGAGACGGCCATGATGGTCTTCTTGCCGACGGTCGAGTCCCAGAGCGTACGCGTCATCGACGGCCGTCGGTCCGTCCGCGTTGCCAATGCCATGGACACGACGGTAGGGGCGGGCGGCCGATCAGTCCAAGAGATGGCCTGGCTGATCTTCATAGCCTCTGCCTATCGAAGGCGGTAGCGTCGGGGTTATGCACTTCCAGCAGCTGACCTATTTCGTGGCCGTGGCCGAGACCCGGCACTTCACCCGGGCCGCCGAGGCCGTGCATGTGTCGCAGCCCTCGCTCTCCCAGCAGATCAGGGCGCTGGAGAGCGAGCTGGGCGCCGAGCTGTTCAGCCGGGCCCGGGGCAACATCACCCTCACCGACGCGGGCGAGGCGCTGCTGCCGCTGGCCCGGCGGATCCTGGCGGACGCGGAGACCGCCCGCCACGAGGTGCAGGAGCTGGTGCAGCTACGGAGCGGCCGGGTGCGGCTCGGGGCGACACCGAGCCTCTGTACGGGGCTGCTGCCCGATGTGCTGCGGGCCTTCCACGACCGCCATCCGGGGGTGCGGCTGCTGTTGGAGGAGGGCGGTTCGCACGATCTCGTACGGCAGCTGGCGCGCGGGGCGCTCGATCTGGCGCTGGTGGTGCTGCCGCTGCCGGCCGCCTCGCCCGCGCTGACCACGGTCGAGCTGCTGCGGGAGGACCTGGTGGTGGTGTCGTCCGCCGACGGGCCGGCGCCGGGGCGGGGCGGCCGGGTGCGGATCGCGGATCTCGAGGGGGCGGCGCTGGTGATGTTCCGGCACGGCTACAACCTGCGGGAGCTGACGCTCGCCGCCTGCCGGACGGAGGGGTTCGAGCCCTCGTTCACGGTGGAGGGCGGCGAGATGGACGCGGTGCTCGGTTTCGTACGGGCGGGGCTCGGCATCGCCGTGGTGCCGAGCATGGCCGCGGGCCGGGCGGGCCACGACCTGCGCAAGACCCCGCTGGCCGGGCCGGGCCTGCGGCGCACGATCGCCCTTGCCCACCGCAGCGACGTGGCCCCGCCACGGGCCGCCCGGGAACTCCAGCGGATGCTGCTGGAGCACGGGCCGGAGGCGGGGTGACCCGCGGGGCGCGGCGGAGGGTGCGAGAACAGGCTGCCCCGGGGACGGGGTGACCGGGGCGCGCGGCGGACGGGCCGCGCGCCCGGTCACACCGCGTCGGCCAGGAGCAGCGAGTGGATGCGGTCCGGGGCGCCGGGGCGGGCGTAGTACCAGCCCTGGGCCGTGTCGCAGCCCAGCCTCCGCAGCTGCTCGGCCTGCGCCCCCGTCTCCACGCCCTCCACCGTGACGGCCAGCTCCAGGCTGTGGGCCAGCGAGACGATCCCCTCGACGATCTTCAGATCGACCGGGTCGGCCGGGTGCTGCTGCATGCCCCGGGTGAAGGAGCGGTCCAGCTTGAGGACGCTCACCGGGAGCCGCCGCAGATTGGCCAGGTTCGAGTAGCCCGTGCCGAAGTCGTCGAGCGCGATGTCGACGCCCATCTCGGCGAGTTGCCGCAGCGGCTTGAGGAGGTCGTCGTCGGCGCCGATGAGGGCCGACTCGGTCACCTCCAGGCAGAGCGCGCTCGGCTCCAGACCGGAGCGTTCCAGGACGTCGACGGTCTCGGCCACCAGCCGCGGGTGGTGCAGCTGGGTCGGTGAGAGGTTGACGTTGATCCGCAGCGGACCGCCGTCACTGTGCCGCTCCTGCCAGAAGTTGGCCTGCCGGACGGACTCCTCCAGCACCCAGCGGCCGAGCGGCACGATGAGCCCGGTGTGCTCGGCGAGCGGGATGAACCGGTCGGGGCCGAGCACCCCGTGCTGCGGATGGCACCACCGTACGAGCGCCTCGGCCCCGTGCACGGTCCCGTCGCCCAGGTGGACGAGCGGCTGGTACTCGATGAAGAACTCGCCCCGGTCCAGCGCGGCGGGCAGGGCGGTGGTCAGCCCGTGCCGGGTGATGGCCCGGGCGTCGGCCTCCGCGTCGGCCAGCTCGAAGCGGTTGCCGCCCGCCGCCTTGGCCCGGTACATGGTGATGTCGGCGCTGCGCAGCACCTCCGCCGCGCCGCGCTCCCCGGAGGGGCCCTCGACGACGCCGATCGAGCCCCGGACGGTCAGTTCGCGGCCGTCCAGCCGGATCGGGGTGGCGAGCACGTTGAGGATGCGGCCGGCCAGCTCGTCCACCGCCTCCGCGCTCCGCGTCCCGGTGGTGAGGGCCACGAACTCGTCGCCGCCGAGCCGGGCCACCATCTCGCCGGGCGCGGTGGCGCAGCTCTGCAGCCGGTCCGCGACCTCCACCAGGAGCCGGTCGCCGGCCGCGTGGCCGAGGCTGTCGTTGATGGCCTTGAAGCCGTCGAGGTCCAGGTAGCAGAGGCCGAAGCGGGTGCCGTCCTTGGCGGCGAGGACCTTCTCCAGCCGCTCGAAGAACAGCGTCCGGTTGGGCAGCCCGGTGAGCGCGTCGTGGGTGGCCTCGTACCGCAGCCGCAGGTTGAGCAGGCGCCGCTCGGTGGTGTCCTCCATCAGCGCCAGCTGGTACTGCGGGCGGCCCTCGGGGTCGCGCAGCAGGGAGACGGTGAGGTTGGTCCACAGGACCGTGCCGTCGTTGCGGTAGTACGCCTTCTCGACCCGGTAGTGGTCGCGCTCCCCCCGTACCAGCTCGTTGTAGTACTTCCACACCTGCGGCGAGTCCTCGGGGTGGACCCACTCGTTCACCTTGTGGCTGCGGACGTGGTGCTCCAGGCCGCCGAACATCTTGGTGAGCGTGTCGTTGATCTCCAGGATGTTGCCGTCCAGGTCCGCGATGCCGATGCCGACGGCGGCGTCCTTGAAGACCGCGCGGAAGCGGGCCTCGGTGGTGTGCAGGGCCTGTTCGGCGTCCGAGCGGGCGGTGAGCGCCGAGCGGGCGATGGCCTCCTGCTCGGCGAGGGTCCGCTCGCGCAGGGCCTGGGAGAAGCCGGCGGCCAGGGTGTGCTGGATGCGGGCGCACCGGGCGCGGGCGTCCTCGGTGGAGAGTTCACCGGGGCCGTTGCCGCCGCAGTAGAGCACGAGGTAGGAGTCGACGACGCCGAGCGTGGAGCTGAGGGCGTCCGGGTCGGTGCAGTGCGCGTCGACCAGGGCCGCGCCGATCCGGGCGGCGGGCGAGGCGTCGAACGGGTGGGCGTGCAGGGCGAGGCTGAGTTCGCGGGCGAGCGGCAGCAGGTGCTGCTCGAACTCGGGGCGGGTCAGGGAGGTGGCCGTCAGGGGGAAGATGGCCCGGCTCCAGATCGTGGCGAATCTCCGGAGCCGGCCCTCGGGACCGTCGGGTTCCGCGTCCTGCTCGCCGGAGGACTGGGCGGGAATGCTCACGCCTTACGCCCAACTCCGCCGAAGCCCGAGAAGGCGTACGGGTCTTCCTGTCCGGGCGACTGCGGGGTCTCCGGCCGCCACTCGGGCATCGACACCAGGCCGGGCTCGACCAGTTCGTACCCCTCGAGGAACCCGGCGATCTCCTCGTGCGTGCGCATGATGAGCGGGTTGCGGATGTTGCGGTAGACGCCGACCGTGCCGTCCGCCTCCTCGCGGGAGAGCGGGATCCCGTCGTACGCGGCGTGGGTGAGGATGACCAGGCTGCCGGGGGCCAGTGCCTCGCGCAGCTCCGCGACGGCGCCGTACGGGTCGTCGGCGTCCTCGATGAAGTGGAGCACCGCGACCAGCAGCAGCGCCACCGGCCGCTCCAGGTCGAGGAGTCCGGTGACCTCGGGGTGGGCGAGGATCTCCTTGGGCCGGCGCAGGTCGGCGGCGGCGATGACCGCGCGGTCGTTGCCCTCCAGCACCGCCTGGCTGTGCGCGACGGCGACCGGGTCGTGGTCGACGTACGCCACCCTGGCGCCCGGGTGGGCGGCCTGGGCGACCTCGTGGACGTTGCCGAAGGTCGGGATGCCGGAGCCGATGTCCAGGAACTGGTCGATGCCCTGGTCGACGGCGTACCGCACGGCCCGGCGCATAAAGGCCCGATTGGCCTGCATGATCTTGGGAAGGCCCGGGAGGAACTCCATGGCCTTCCGCGCGGCTTCCCGGTCCACCTCGAAATTGTGCGATCCGCCCAGATAGAAGTCGTACATGCGGGACACGCTCGGCACCGAAATATCTATGCCTTGCGGTGCCCAGGCGGGACGCTCCATCGATGTCTCCAACAAGTTCGCCACGGCGATCCGGCCATGTTCATGGTCAGTGTTGACCAGAGGCTACTGATCGGCCGCCAGGAGAGCGAGTGGAAACGGAAATTAGCGATCCGTTATTGGTCACACTCCGGTGGCAACAACGGCCGGTCCGTCGCTGCGCGTACACATGCAGCGACGGACCGGCATGTCACTCACCGATTCCCGGTGGTTCGGGGCCACTTGGGAGCTACTGGGCGGTTACTTCGTGGTCTTGACGAGCTTGGAGTCCGGCGAGACCGCGAACCAGGTGCCGCCGACTCCCTGCCCGTTCACGTCCCCCGGCTTCTCGTCCCCGGCGAACGTATAGAGGGGCCAGCAGTCGATGGTCTGCTGCTTGATGCCGTCGGGGCGGTCGAAAGTGACAAATCCCTTCTTGGTCACGCCTTCCACCGAGTTTTTGGACACGGGGGCGACTACCGGCCACTTCTTCAGGCACTCTCCGGTGCAGGCCGTCTTCATCGGCCATGCGGAGTCCTGCGTGAAGCGGTAAACCGTCATACCGCGCTTGTCCACGACGATGTCACCGAGTTCGGGGTCCTTGCGGACCGAAAGCCCCGCGGCGTCGGCCGGTTCGGCCTGTTCTCCACCGTCGGTGCTGTCCGCGTTGGGCGCCGCCTTCTTCCCGTCGGGGGCGGAGGCGAACCAGGTGCCGCCGACGCCCTGGCCGTTGGTCTGGCCGGGCGCGGTGTCCTTCGCGTACCGGTACATCGGCCAGCCGTCGACGGTGAGCTGCTTGGAGCCGTCGGTCCGCACGACCTCGCCGAGCAGGGACGCGTCGGTCCCGGCGGCGGCCGTGGCATCGCCCGCGGGCACCACCGGCCAGGCCTTCTCGCAGTCGCCGTCGCAGTTCGACTTCGGCGGCTTGGCGGTGTCCTTGTCGAAGCGGTAGAGCGTGAACCCCTCGCTGTCGGTGAGCACCTTCCCGAGCTTCTGGCTGTCCTGCACGCCGAGTTGACCCGCCGCCTTGGGGGCCGGGGCGTCCGCCCCGGAGCCGTAACCGCCGCCGGACGAGCCGTAGCCGCTCTCGGCCGGCTGCTGCGCCGGGGCCGCGTTGCCCACCGCCTGGCCGTTGGGCGAGGCCGTGCCCTGCTCCTGACCGCACGCCGTCGTCAGCGTCAACAGGGCCGCGGCGGTGACCGCGAGCGAGGCGTTGCGCCAGGTATTCATGTCGACTCCCGTAGTACGTCGTCTTGTTGTGCGCTCCGATGCGGCGTGGAGCCGCGCCGTTCATGGCCCTAGGTACGGGGCGTGGCGGGGGTCGCGTTCAACGCGGGCCGGGAAGAATTCGGCGGGCGTACGACGGGGACGGGCGGCCGGACCGTCAACCTGGTGCAAACATGAACGGCGGATTGTCCCACCATCAGGCGAATCGGCGCCGAGTCGCGCGTGTCTCCGCGCGGCGTGGATCATGCTCCGGGTCGTGTACGGATCCCGCATCGGGCGGCTCTCGACAGCCGCCGCACTCGTCTGGCTGGTCGCCGTACCGCCGTCGGCACACGCCGACAGCTGCGCGGTGGCCGTCGTCGGGCCGGGCGACGGCAGTACGGCGGTCGCGGTGGCGGGGAGCAAGGGCTGCGTGGTCACCACGCCGGAGCCCCCGCCACCCCCTCCTCCGCCGCCACCCCCGCCGCCTCCGAAACCCTCACCGCCACCTCCGCCGCCTCCCTCCCCGGAGCCACCACCCGCTCCGGAACCGCCTCCACCACCACCGCCACCGCCCCCTCCACCGCCTCCGCCGCCCCCGGAACCGGCGCCGCCGCCTCCGCCTCCACCGCCCCCCGTACCGAAGGCCGCACCCGTGCCCGCGCCACCTCCACCGCCCGCACCACCACCCCCGCCGGCGCCGAAGCCGTCACCCACCCCATCGGTGACGCCGAAGCCGCCGGAGGCCCGGCCGGTGGCGCTTCCCACGTACCGCAAGACGACCCGCAAGGAGCCCCGGAGCGGGCCGTCCCTGGTGTCCACGACCCTGCTGATCACCGCCCCGGCGGTCTTCGCCGTCGCCGTGCTGCGGCCCCGATCGTCCCGTTGACACCGTCCCCGCTGACGAGGAGATATCCATGTCCGAATGGCTCGTCCTGAGCATTGCCATGGCGTCGGCCTGTGCGGTCGTGCTCACCATCGCCGTGCTCAACAACCGACGGGTCGCCGCCGACGACGATCCGTCCGAGACACCGGACGTCATCGAGTACATGACGATGATGATCGGCGTGGTCTACGCGATCGTGCTGGGCCTGGCCATCGCCGGGGTCTGGGAGGGCCGCAGCGCCGCCCAGGAGTCCGTACGGCTGGAGGCGCAGGCCCTGCACGAGGTGCGGGAGCGCTCGTCCGTCTACCCGGCGGAGGTCCGCGACCAAATCCGCGGGGACCTGGAGGCGTACGTCGCCCATGTCGTCGGTGAGGAGTGGCGGGTGATGGCCGAACAGGGCGCCCTCACCGAACGGGGTACGGAGCTGCTGGCCCGGGTCCGGGCCGACGTCACCGACTACGAGCCGCAGACCGAGCACGAGGGGCAGGCGTACCAGCCGCTCGTGGACCAGGTGGCGGCGGCGGACGACGCCCGCAGCTCACGGGGGGAGAACGCGGGCGAGACGATGCCCGGGCTGGTGTGGTTCGGCCTGATCATCGGGGCGCTGGTGACGGTCGGGCTGATCTTCACCCTGCAGATCCGCAGAACCTTCCGGGAACTGCTGCTGGCGGGGCTCTTCAGTGCGCTGATCGCGTTCCTGCTCTTCCTGATCTGGTCCTTCGACTCACCGTTCGGCCGGGGCATCTCGGCCACCGCCTCCCCCTTCCTCGACCTGTTCCCGGGGGCCGGCGGCTGACCCCTCTCCCCGGCCGGCGGCGCCTCCGGTGGGGGCGGAGGTGCCGCCGTCCGGGGTACAGGATGACCCGTTCGCCGGACCCCGATAGCGGCCGGTCCTCCCCGCTCCTAGCGTGTCGCGCATCGAGGTGCACTTTTCCTGCTATGTGGAAATTCATTCCGCAGCTGCCCCTCGGGGAACCCGGAGGATCCACCATGCGCGCGATACGTGTCGCACCCCTCGCACTGCTGGGCACCGCAGCCCTCACCCTGCTGGCCCCGCCCGCCGCCCATGCCGCGCCGGACGGGGCCATCAACACGTTCAACCCGACCATCACCCCCTCGGTCGTCGCACCGGGCGGCCGGGTGACCCTCGGGGGCGGCGGGTGCACCGGCGAGACGACCGTCACCTCGGGCATCTTCGACACGACCGTGATCCCGAGCGGCAGCACCACGGCCACCGCGACCGTCGACACGGACGCCCGCCGGGGCGCGGTCTACGCGGTGACGTTCTCCTGCGGCTCCACCGGCACCACCCGCAACGTGAACCTCACCATCACCGCCGGAGCCACCGTCACCCCCACGCCCACGCCCACCACGACCGCCCCGACCACGACCCCGACCGTCAGCTCCACGGCCATCGCGCCGAGCGGGGTGCGCGGCGGGCTCGGCGGCAGCGCCGGGACCACGGACACCGTGCAGATCGCGGCGGGCGCCGCCCTCGTGCTCGCGGCCGCCACCGGCACCCTCTACTTCGCACGCCGCCGCTCCACCGGCCGCCGGCACTGACGGCCACGCGATGTGGCCGCACGGCAGTCGCCCCGGGTCCTGATCCAGGACTCGGGGCGACGGGCGTATCGGGCCGGGCGGGAGGTCGGACGTCCTAGAACGCCGCATGGCTCGTCCGCCGACGCCGGACGAGGAAGACCGCGCCACCGACGGCCGCCGCGGCCACCAGACCGCCGCCGACCTGCATCTCCACGGAGCTCGGGCCCATCGAGCCGCCGAGCCCGCCCTGCGCGCCGTTGCCGGCGAGCACAGTGAACTTGTGCGTGGCGATCCGGTCGTTGTCGCTGCACTTCACGGAGAGGTGGTAGTGCCCCGGCGTGGTGTTGTGCCGGATGTGGGCGGTGGCGTAGTTGGTGCCGCCCGCCGACAGCTCGGTCGTCGGGAAGGCGTTCGACCAGACCTTGCCGCCGTGGCCGCAGCCCTGCGCGGTGACCTTCATGGTCGCGCCCTGGTGGACCGACTGCGGGTTGACGCTGACGTTGACCGGGCCGTTGGTGGCGGCGGCCATGGGTGCGGCGAGCCCGACGGCCGCGAATGCGGTCGCGGTGACCGCGAGAACGCGTGAAGCACGCATCGTGTGGACCTCCAGCGGGGGACGCCCCGGAGGTCTGTCCTCCGGGATGGATCGACGTGAACGCCTCCCATGACGAACACTCACCAGTCCGTCTTCGGCTCGCACTTCGGCACTGCTCCACCCCGGTGACGCGACACGCCGTACGGAAACCCCCGGACCTGACGGAGCCGCAGGTCACAGGGTGTCAGAAGTTTTATCTGCTCATTACTCCGAAGGGCAGTCACCCCGGGGGCACCAGGCCGCGCGCCCCGGAGGCCCGGACCGGGCCCGCCACCCGTTCGCCTCTCCCTGATCGCCGCCGGGCCGCACCGCCCCTAACGTTCCAAGCGTCGCGACGAAGGGAGCACCATGGGCCGGGACTACGCTGCCGCCGAGCGGACCAGACGCGTGCCGTGGGGTGCCATCGCCCTGGTCATGCTCACGGGCCTCGCTCTGCTGCGCAACGGGGCGGAGTTCGGGGAGGCGGGACCGCCGCAGCCCGCGGCCGCCGCCTCGCTGGATCTGGGCAGTGACACCGCGAGG is a genomic window containing:
- a CDS encoding bestrophin-like domain, translating into MSEWLVLSIAMASACAVVLTIAVLNNRRVAADDDPSETPDVIEYMTMMIGVVYAIVLGLAIAGVWEGRSAAQESVRLEAQALHEVRERSSVYPAEVRDQIRGDLEAYVAHVVGEEWRVMAEQGALTERGTELLARVRADVTDYEPQTEHEGQAYQPLVDQVAAADDARSSRGENAGETMPGLVWFGLIIGALVTVGLIFTLQIRRTFRELLLAGLFSALIAFLLFLIWSFDSPFGRGISATASPFLDLFPGAGG